One stretch of Caloenas nicobarica isolate bCalNic1 chromosome 2, bCalNic1.hap1, whole genome shotgun sequence DNA includes these proteins:
- the CCN4 gene encoding CCN family member 4 isoform X1, which translates to MRWLLPWILATSSILQAIAQTSTAMTPTIPATTEAYTRTQYCKWPCECPKSPPRCSVGVSLVTDGCDCCKTCAKQRGENCTEADTCDFHKGLYCDYSGDRPRYEIGVCAQIVGVGCVLNGVRYNNGDTFQPNCKYNCTCINGAVGCIPMCTNSRPPLVWCPNPKLIKMAGKCCEQWICDDSKKIRKTSPRHISSAAYEGEDEVWQKNCIVHTSSWSPCSKTCGLGISTRISNDNDQCRLLKESRLCNMRPCEVDITKHIKPGKKCLAVYRANEPMNYTISGCVSKSLYRPKYCGVCTDNRCCTPYKSKTIEVRFDCPDGTEFSWKIMWINACFCNLNCKNPNDIFADLAHYHDYSEIAN; encoded by the exons gCCATTGCCCAGACCTCCACCGCCATGACCCCCACCATCCCTGCCACAACAGAGGCCTACACACGGACTCAATACTGTAAGTGGCCGTGCGAGTGTCCCAAGTCCCCACCTCGGTGCTCGGTAGGTGTCAGCCTGGTGACAGACGGCTGCGACTGCTGCAAGACCTGTGCCAAGCAGCGTGGAGAAAATTGCACTGAGGCCGACACCTGTGACTTCCACAAGGGCTTATACTGTGACTACAGTGGAGACAGACCTAGGTACGAAATAGGAGTATGTGCAC agaTTGTCGGTGTAGGGTGTGTCCTCAATGGAGTCAGGTATAACAATGGGGACACATTTCAACCCAACTGCAAATACAACTGCACGTGCATTAACGGGGCTGTGGGCTGTATTCCCATGTGCACAAACTCACGTCCTCCCCTTGTCTGGTGCCCAAACCCGAAGCTGATTAAGATGGCAGGGAAGTGCTGCGAGCAGTGGATTTGCGATGACTCCAAGAAAATCAGGAAGACGTCTCCGCGCCACATCTCCTCTGCAG CATACGAGGGAGAAGATGAAGTCTGGCAGAAGAACTGCATTGTTCACACCTCATCCTGGAGTCCCTGCTCAAAGACTTGCGGGCTGGGCATCTCCACCAGGATTTCCAATGACAACGACCAGTGCCGGCTCCTGAAGGAAAGCCGCCTGTGCAACATGCGGCCCTGCGAGGTGGATATAACCAAGCACATTAAG CCTGGGAAGAAGTGCTTGGCTGTCTACCGGGCCAATGAACCAATGAACTACACCATCTCAGGATGTGTGAGCAAAAGTCTGTATAGACCCAAATATTGCGGCGTCTGCACAGACAACAGGTGCTGCACACCCTACAAGTCCAAGACTATTGAAGTGAGGTTTGACTGTCCAGATGGAACTGAGTTTTCCTGGAAAATCATGTGGATCAATGCTTGTTTTTGCAACCTGAACTGCAAGAACCCAAATGACATCTTTGCTGACTTGGCTCATTACCACGATTATTCTGAGATCGCTAATTAA